The following proteins are co-located in the Catellicoccus marimammalium M35/04/3 genome:
- a CDS encoding phage tail tip lysozyme yields MIKEIKKIWNKEATAKDKWLLFLKTIGTIFCAGFVGLFIFISIFLIFVGAEKKHRDDLAQQNAEMCQTASDLVVDTNITSSKSMEKNAKSIFNFLVGTAKATPEAACGILGVWQFESQLNPSAINASSGATGVAQWLGARLVTLRAMAEKEGKAVNDLGVQMKLFWKEMNDPYYKNQGSLKILKEKDVHKATKDFLIIFEGMSQNPEQWFLESNGQGGAGRYAMADRWYTKFKGNKIEQSIMDSATNAGNEQADIVCAGLNDSWREEVIRVAKTQSKTKYFMGNPQVWGERLDCSGFVQGVYKRATNISLGRTTVQQEKDFKIIDKEQAKAGDVCFWGDKGNTHHVAIYDGKDGVYEMKDEKYNWQHTPLKDYYGGQPDFFGTIEGTKLGEHLVSNAPAMGGKWRWPSPSNGTFAEYQDFGPRNYAPAPWHDGLDFGSANWQSPKILACHAGTVVFAGDPASRGLDNSYPNGLGRAVIVIKDGDLNMVYQEFSTTTSSIRVKVGDKVQAGQWIATRNTQHMHLGMTKHDWVSAQAKYLTDDGTWLDPEKIIRDGMRGKK; encoded by the coding sequence ATGATTAAAGAGATTAAAAAAATATGGAACAAGGAAGCCACTGCAAAAGACAAGTGGCTTCTTTTTTTAAAGACTATCGGAACGATTTTTTGTGCTGGTTTCGTTGGTCTTTTTATTTTTATCTCCATCTTTTTAATTTTTGTTGGTGCGGAAAAGAAACATAGAGATGACTTAGCACAACAGAATGCGGAGATGTGTCAGACTGCAAGTGATTTAGTTGTAGATACTAACATTACAAGTTCAAAAAGCATGGAGAAAAATGCAAAGAGTATTTTCAATTTTCTAGTGGGAACAGCAAAAGCAACTCCAGAAGCAGCGTGTGGCATTTTAGGTGTATGGCAATTTGAATCGCAATTAAATCCTAGTGCAATCAATGCAAGTTCAGGAGCAACAGGAGTCGCTCAATGGTTAGGAGCTAGGTTGGTAACTCTTCGTGCAATGGCTGAAAAAGAAGGTAAAGCTGTAAATGACTTAGGTGTACAAATGAAACTTTTTTGGAAAGAAATGAATGATCCTTATTACAAAAATCAAGGCTCATTAAAAATTCTAAAAGAGAAAGATGTACATAAAGCTACAAAAGATTTTTTGATTATCTTTGAAGGTATGAGTCAAAATCCAGAGCAATGGTTTTTAGAAAGTAATGGACAAGGTGGAGCAGGACGTTATGCAATGGCAGACCGTTGGTACACAAAATTCAAAGGAAATAAAATCGAGCAATCGATTATGGATTCTGCAACTAATGCAGGAAACGAACAAGCAGATATTGTCTGTGCTGGGTTAAATGATTCATGGCGAGAAGAAGTGATTCGAGTAGCAAAAACTCAATCAAAAACAAAATACTTTATGGGTAATCCTCAAGTGTGGGGAGAACGATTGGACTGTTCAGGATTTGTTCAAGGAGTTTATAAGCGAGCAACGAACATTTCTTTAGGACGAACCACAGTGCAACAAGAAAAAGACTTTAAAATCATCGACAAAGAACAAGCGAAAGCAGGAGATGTATGTTTCTGGGGAGATAAAGGGAACACACACCACGTGGCAATCTATGATGGAAAAGATGGAGTGTATGAGATGAAAGATGAAAAATATAATTGGCAACATACTCCATTAAAAGATTATTACGGTGGTCAACCAGATTTCTTTGGAACGATTGAAGGAACAAAATTAGGAGAGCATTTAGTAAGTAATGCTCCAGCAATGGGAGGTAAATGGAGATGGCCAAGTCCATCAAATGGAACCTTCGCAGAGTATCAAGACTTCGGGCCTCGAAACTACGCACCAGCCCCATGGCATGATGGATTAGATTTTGGTTCAGCAAACTGGCAAAGTCCTAAAATTTTAGCGTGTCATGCAGGAACAGTAGTATTCGCAGGAGATCCAGCTTCAAGAGGATTAGATAATTCATATCCTAACGGATTAGGTCGTGCAGTGATTGTAATTAAAGATGGAGATTTAAACATGGTCTATCAAGAATTTAGTACGACTACAAGTTCAATTCGTGTAAAAGTTGGAGATAAAGTTCAAGCAGGTCAGTGGATTGCGACACGTAACACGCAACATATGCACTTGGGTATGACAAAACACGATTGGGTATCTGCTCAAGCGAAATACTTAACTGATGACGGAACATGGTTAGATCCAGAGAAGATTATCAGAGATGGAATGAGAGGTAAAAAGTAA
- a CDS encoding ATP-binding protein, with amino-acid sequence MLSKREVIALENQGVDFDWIQNIQPQGGLSFKEQYTQAGDGVVTCLYSTLFPTRPDCFWIYRLMNNLNTITKIDISSVEKDEVLKDFNSMLSEARYQASNERTKIDRDAAADEYRVIENYARQIKSGNEVPKLMQARIYTTGATEEEVLKNKDDLAKTLMGADFRAVTQLGYQKQEWEALLKPYSKQSVTKPIQVNATEIGGGYPFNHQSLIDPNGSYMGFTDTNGAFVFDPFRITDERTSFSGLVLGKSGAGKSTLLKMLADGLLGRNCYIRGFEINKDWSRWIKTNNGKLLDLSGKDGMLNPMQPLATTTDDDGETLLQLESYYQHRANFFTLVQFLNPNMRKVDMLEFNKLFDEFYISKGLLPRNYQDPSIKQSIHIIGLPAKDYPTVREFHSFVKNYVNDPIYKNNQSSADKMAMNDFLKVLENMAYANASIFNGHTTLEGLDTEKILFIDLQTITNFSEDIRLCLMFQAISIIWQQAMKNGLKMKRLLREGKIRSDEVTYFLFFMDECQNILNPNYGFALDFIGKFVKEMRKFSAGVYFATQSPKELLPDHVDSHFADSVKKIFELCHYHIFLRLDNSVRGTIEKAMGTSFTDSEYESLMNLKRGESVWNLGGGTNYQVKIDPDMEQLEIFDGGH; translated from the coding sequence ATGTTATCAAAGAGAGAAGTTATTGCATTAGAAAATCAAGGTGTAGATTTTGATTGGATTCAAAATATCCAACCGCAAGGAGGACTTTCTTTTAAAGAACAATATACGCAAGCAGGAGATGGGGTAGTTACTTGTTTGTATTCTACATTATTTCCTACTCGTCCAGATTGCTTTTGGATCTATAGATTGATGAATAATTTAAACACGATTACAAAAATTGATATTTCTTCTGTAGAAAAAGATGAAGTGCTAAAAGATTTCAATTCTATGCTTTCAGAAGCACGTTATCAAGCGTCCAATGAACGAACAAAAATTGATCGAGACGCAGCAGCTGATGAATACCGAGTGATTGAAAATTACGCTCGACAAATTAAAAGTGGGAATGAAGTGCCTAAACTTATGCAAGCACGTATTTATACGACTGGAGCAACCGAAGAAGAAGTATTAAAGAATAAAGATGACTTAGCAAAAACATTAATGGGTGCAGATTTTAGAGCAGTAACTCAATTAGGGTATCAAAAACAAGAATGGGAAGCCTTATTAAAACCTTATTCTAAACAATCCGTAACTAAACCTATTCAAGTAAACGCTACAGAAATTGGAGGAGGGTATCCATTCAACCACCAAAGTTTAATCGATCCAAATGGAAGTTATATGGGATTCACAGATACCAATGGAGCGTTTGTATTTGATCCGTTCCGTATTACTGATGAACGTACTTCTTTTTCAGGATTAGTATTAGGGAAAAGTGGTGCTGGTAAATCTACATTACTAAAAATGCTAGCTGATGGATTACTTGGACGAAACTGTTATATTCGAGGTTTTGAAATTAATAAAGACTGGTCAAGATGGATTAAAACCAATAACGGTAAACTTTTAGACTTGAGTGGTAAAGATGGAATGTTAAATCCAATGCAACCATTAGCTACAACTACTGATGATGATGGAGAAACCCTTTTACAATTAGAAAGTTACTATCAACACAGAGCGAATTTCTTTACGTTGGTACAGTTTTTAAATCCAAATATGCGTAAAGTAGATATGCTAGAGTTTAATAAACTTTTTGATGAGTTCTATATTTCTAAAGGATTATTACCACGAAACTATCAAGATCCATCAATTAAACAATCTATTCATATTATTGGATTACCAGCAAAAGATTATCCAACGGTTCGAGAATTTCATAGCTTTGTTAAGAACTACGTCAATGATCCTATTTATAAAAATAATCAATCTTCGGCCGATAAAATGGCAATGAATGATTTTCTAAAAGTATTAGAAAATATGGCGTATGCAAATGCTTCTATTTTCAATGGACATACAACGTTAGAAGGATTAGATACCGAGAAAATTCTATTTATCGACTTACAAACAATTACCAACTTTAGTGAAGATATTCGATTATGTTTGATGTTCCAAGCAATTTCAATTATCTGGCAACAAGCAATGAAGAATGGATTAAAAATGAAACGATTATTACGAGAAGGAAAGATTCGATCAGATGAAGTTACTTACTTCTTATTCTTTATGGACGAGTGCCAAAATATTTTAAATCCAAATTATGGATTCGCTTTAGATTTTATCGGTAAGTTCGTAAAAGAAATGCGTAAGTTTAGTGCTGGTGTTTACTTTGCGACTCAATCGCCAAAAGAATTGTTACCTGATCACGTAGATTCTCACTTTGCAGATTCAGTGAAAAAGATTTTTGAGTTATGTCATTATCATATTTTCTTACGATTAGACAACTCAGTACGAGGCACAATTGAAAAAGCAATGGGAACTAGCTTTACGGATTCAGAATATGAGTCATTGATGAATTTAAAACGTGGAGAGAGCGTATGGAACTTAGGAGGAGGAACAAACTATCAAGTAAAAATTGATCCAGATATGGAACAACTAGAAATCTTTGATGGAGGACATTAA
- a CDS encoding pLS20_p028 family conjugation system transmembrane protein — protein sequence MASAEWLMNHSDWVQFASIMSWIWRTIEWAIVKGLYFLCQGAENVIDSIFKVTELLNDGVVGKYYHAAQMAAWGVLAVMLVWIGIRYVIGKEISLKNNLIQLVLGACIVVGGAGVIDWGLQVATGTFQDTKAVVSSDDSTLKSSLSFNIIKDNTADLMYIGDHNQWNTLLNNANKKEKETTKNKLSSDVFMNMDLTEVLNKEQLEEIKSKNKEASKALGLEIIGTNDNGKYETKEIKNGWFSLFDDGYFRYGARFMPMIIGLVVMLCAFLLTAFIIVTNILDLVFVKILSPIMAVSDIDTGQRLKNMAMEAFKSLIVIACSGISLGIFSRYFTWVGQQDFGVVPYTVLLLAGLKVCIDGSHVFGKLLGVDVGLHDGWKSAMGAYAGMKGVASAGKGAVSAGKAVASGVGNVAHGAGDVIRGINQKIENHTMDSIHDELSHEHNSPQGSTVSQLNHTLDSIHDNQTNMNQDGNKQDTSIEQQEGNKVSNAEGTNAYSKSGNIATGDQNIQQEEANVATHGGDVSTNTLDNEEQTSHNEEAMVAENANLENQESINEDMNNAIQETNNPTINEQENSSIEENPANEAVENQTIESIHGEDGQADGVVDNGTMNSIHDDTLSSADEELKAPDMDSISPTNNTDIPSIEENDSSIKPLETNNQNGESAISDVEVPNNPANSSLKEEKADTNVEVPTMNDSKPSTEGTSEVKSKSKDNILSEVDSYADLDLTRPVYRTREEFERANVDLTKPDPEYMKQRELKQYEDQIDEMMGINRKVEAPHE from the coding sequence TTGGCAAGTGCAGAATGGTTAATGAATCATAGCGATTGGGTACAATTCGCTAGTATTATGAGCTGGATCTGGAGGACAATTGAATGGGCAATTGTGAAAGGTCTATATTTTTTATGTCAAGGGGCAGAGAATGTCATTGATAGTATTTTTAAAGTTACTGAATTACTTAATGATGGAGTCGTTGGAAAATATTATCATGCAGCTCAAATGGCCGCATGGGGTGTTCTTGCGGTTATGTTGGTGTGGATAGGAATTCGATATGTGATTGGTAAAGAAATTAGTCTAAAGAATAATCTTATTCAATTAGTATTAGGAGCTTGTATTGTAGTTGGTGGAGCTGGTGTTATTGACTGGGGACTCCAAGTAGCTACAGGAACTTTCCAAGACACAAAAGCAGTTGTTTCTAGTGATGATTCTACATTAAAGTCGAGTCTATCCTTTAACATTATTAAAGATAATACCGCAGACTTAATGTATATTGGAGATCATAATCAATGGAATACTCTTTTAAATAATGCCAATAAGAAAGAAAAAGAGACAACAAAAAATAAATTATCTAGTGATGTCTTTATGAATATGGATTTAACAGAAGTATTAAATAAAGAACAATTAGAAGAAATTAAAAGTAAAAATAAAGAAGCTAGCAAAGCCTTAGGATTAGAGATTATAGGAACTAATGATAATGGAAAATATGAAACAAAAGAAATCAAAAATGGTTGGTTTTCTTTATTTGATGACGGATACTTCCGTTATGGAGCAAGATTTATGCCAATGATCATTGGTTTAGTGGTCATGCTTTGTGCGTTCCTTTTAACAGCGTTTATTATTGTTACAAATATTTTAGATTTAGTATTTGTTAAAATCTTATCTCCAATCATGGCAGTATCTGATATTGATACAGGACAACGATTGAAGAATATGGCAATGGAAGCCTTCAAGTCTTTAATTGTGATTGCTTGTAGTGGAATTAGCTTAGGTATTTTCTCAAGATACTTCACGTGGGTTGGACAACAAGATTTTGGAGTTGTTCCATACACAGTCTTATTACTTGCAGGATTGAAAGTCTGCATTGATGGATCTCATGTATTTGGAAAATTATTAGGTGTAGACGTTGGTTTACATGATGGTTGGAAATCAGCAATGGGAGCTTACGCTGGTATGAAAGGTGTTGCGTCTGCTGGAAAAGGAGCTGTTTCTGCAGGGAAAGCTGTTGCTTCTGGTGTAGGAAATGTGGCTCATGGAGCTGGAGATGTTATTCGTGGTATCAATCAAAAAATTGAAAATCATACAATGGACAGTATTCATGATGAATTAAGTCATGAACATAACAGCCCGCAAGGTAGTACAGTTAGTCAATTAAATCATACGCTAGATAGTATTCATGATAATCAAACCAATATGAATCAAGATGGTAACAAGCAAGATACTTCTATCGAACAACAAGAAGGAAATAAAGTTTCCAATGCAGAAGGAACAAATGCTTATAGTAAATCGGGTAATATCGCAACGGGCGATCAAAATATTCAACAAGAAGAAGCAAACGTTGCTACTCACGGAGGAGATGTTTCTACAAATACGTTAGATAATGAAGAACAAACGTCTCATAATGAAGAGGCAATGGTAGCCGAAAATGCTAACCTTGAAAATCAAGAATCTATCAATGAAGATATGAATAATGCTATTCAAGAAACTAATAATCCAACAATAAATGAACAAGAAAATTCATCTATTGAAGAAAACCCTGCAAATGAAGCAGTAGAAAATCAAACGATTGAAAGTATTCATGGGGAAGATGGACAAGCAGATGGAGTGGTAGATAATGGTACGATGAATAGTATTCATGATGATACGTTATCAAGTGCTGATGAAGAATTAAAAGCACCTGATATGGATTCTATAAGTCCTACAAATAATACTGATATTCCATCGATAGAAGAAAATGATTCTTCTATTAAACCACTAGAAACAAATAATCAAAATGGAGAAAGTGCAATTTCAGATGTAGAAGTACCTAATAATCCTGCTAATTCATCATTGAAGGAAGAAAAAGCCGATACAAATGTAGAAGTGCCTACTATGAATGATTCAAAACCTTCTACTGAGGGAACTTCTGAAGTTAAGTCAAAATCAAAAGATAATATCTTATCTGAAGTTGACTCCTACGCAGACTTAGATTTAACAAGACCTGTTTATCGTACAAGAGAAGAATTTGAACGAGCAAATGTAGATTTAACAAAACCAGATCCAGAGTATATGAAACAAAGAGAATTAAAACAATATGAAGATCAAATTGATGAAATGATGGGAATAAATAGAAAGGTAGAGGCACCTCATGAGTAA